The following proteins are encoded in a genomic region of Alnus glutinosa chromosome 8, dhAlnGlut1.1, whole genome shotgun sequence:
- the LOC133874568 gene encoding tryptophan aminotransferase-related protein 2 isoform X1, which produces MAKITGVFSMRHFFVLSLALNVSFILRTMYEREQGLICFRSETQKGQITQRTRLYSSSSSSSSSAAATRTEAQDGVERVINLDQGDPTMYEQYWQHAGEQTTVVIRGWQHMSYFSDVSNICWFLEPELAKEIVRVHRVVGNAVTEGRHIIVGTGSSQLFLAALFALAPRDGPEPVSVVSQAPYYSSYPSMTDCLKSGLYKWAGAAQSYSKEGPYIELVTSPNNPDGNVRRSVVNKSEGTLVHDLAYYWPQYTPISSPADHELMLFTVSKSTGHAGMRIGWALVKDQEVAKRMIKFIELNTIGVSKDSQLRAAKVLQSVSDSSEHAGGWEGVESFFEFSYRVMAERWTLLREAVNSSGIFSLPEYPPAYCSFLNRVFEPQPAFAWLKCERDIHDCESFLRGHRILARGGKHFGVSPKYVRVSMLDRDNNFNLFVKRLCNIHL; this is translated from the exons ATGGCTAAAATCACGGGTGTTTTCTCAATGAGGCACTTCTTCGTGCTCTCTCTGGCATTGAATGTCAGTTTTATCTTGAGGACTATGTACGAGAGGGAACAGGGCCTTATTTGCTTCCGTTCTGAAACTCAGAAAGGCCAAATTACCCAGAGGACGCGTTTGTactcgtcttcttcttcttcctcttcctcggCCGCTGCTACTCGGACTGAGGCTCAAGATGGCGTGGAGAGAGTTATCAATCTCGACCA GGGCGATCCCACTATGTACGAACAGTATTGGCAACATGCGGGGGAGCAAACAACGGTTGTGATCCGAGGGTGGCAACATATGAGCTACTTCTCGGATGTGAGCAACATCTGTTGGTTTTTGGAGCCGGAGTTAGCCAAAGAGATTGTTCGAGTCCATCGGGTGGTCGGCAATGCTGTGACGGAAGGCCGTCACATCATTGTTGGTACAGGTTCATCGCAGCTTTTTTTAGCCGCTCTTTTTGCTCTTGCTCCACGCGATGGACCTGAACCAGTCAGTGTGGTGTCTCAGGCCCCATACTATTCG TCCTACCCATCCATGACGGACTGCCTGAAGTCAGGCCTCTACAAATGGGCAGGAGCTGCGCAGAGCTATAGTAAAGAGGGGCCGTACATCGAACTGGTCACTTCCCCCAATAACCCCGACGGCAATGTCAGGCGATCTGTGGTCAATAAAAGTGAGGGGACATTGGTTCATGACCTTGCCTACTACTGGCCACAGTATACTCCAATATCTTCCCCTGCAGACCATGAGCTGATGCTGTTCACCGTCTCAAAGAGCACTGGCCATGCAGGGATGCGCATTGG TTGGGCTCTTGTGAAAGACCAAGAGGTTGCAAAAAGAATGATCAAATTCATTGAGCTCAACACAATAGGCGTGTCTAAGGATTCGCAACTCCGGGCTGCCAAGGTTCTGCAATCTGTTTCTGACAGCTCCGAACATGCTGGCGGCTGGGAAGGAGTTGAATCCTTCTTCGAGTTCAGCTATCGCGTCATGGCGGAGAGGTGGACCCTGTTGAGGGAGGCAGTGAACAGCAGCGGAATATTCAGCCTGCCCGAATATCCGCCTGCATATTGCTCGTTTTTAAACCGGGTCTTTGAGCCTCAACCTG CTTTCGCTTGGTTGAAGTGTGAGAGAGATATACATGACTGCGAAAGCTTCCTACGAGGGCACAGGATTTTGGCTAGAGGGGGAAAACACTTCGGGGTTAGCCCAAAGTATGTGAGGGTCAGCATGCTGGATCGGGACaacaatttcaatttatttgtaAAAAGGCTGTGTAATATCCATTTATGA
- the LOC133874568 gene encoding tryptophan aminotransferase-related protein 2 isoform X2 yields MYEQYWQHAGEQTTVVIRGWQHMSYFSDVSNICWFLEPELAKEIVRVHRVVGNAVTEGRHIIVGTGSSQLFLAALFALAPRDGPEPVSVVSQAPYYSSYPSMTDCLKSGLYKWAGAAQSYSKEGPYIELVTSPNNPDGNVRRSVVNKSEGTLVHDLAYYWPQYTPISSPADHELMLFTVSKSTGHAGMRIGWALVKDQEVAKRMIKFIELNTIGVSKDSQLRAAKVLQSVSDSSEHAGGWEGVESFFEFSYRVMAERWTLLREAVNSSGIFSLPEYPPAYCSFLNRVFEPQPAFAWLKCERDIHDCESFLRGHRILARGGKHFGVSPKYVRVSMLDRDNNFNLFVKRLCNIHL; encoded by the exons ATGTACGAACAGTATTGGCAACATGCGGGGGAGCAAACAACGGTTGTGATCCGAGGGTGGCAACATATGAGCTACTTCTCGGATGTGAGCAACATCTGTTGGTTTTTGGAGCCGGAGTTAGCCAAAGAGATTGTTCGAGTCCATCGGGTGGTCGGCAATGCTGTGACGGAAGGCCGTCACATCATTGTTGGTACAGGTTCATCGCAGCTTTTTTTAGCCGCTCTTTTTGCTCTTGCTCCACGCGATGGACCTGAACCAGTCAGTGTGGTGTCTCAGGCCCCATACTATTCG TCCTACCCATCCATGACGGACTGCCTGAAGTCAGGCCTCTACAAATGGGCAGGAGCTGCGCAGAGCTATAGTAAAGAGGGGCCGTACATCGAACTGGTCACTTCCCCCAATAACCCCGACGGCAATGTCAGGCGATCTGTGGTCAATAAAAGTGAGGGGACATTGGTTCATGACCTTGCCTACTACTGGCCACAGTATACTCCAATATCTTCCCCTGCAGACCATGAGCTGATGCTGTTCACCGTCTCAAAGAGCACTGGCCATGCAGGGATGCGCATTGG TTGGGCTCTTGTGAAAGACCAAGAGGTTGCAAAAAGAATGATCAAATTCATTGAGCTCAACACAATAGGCGTGTCTAAGGATTCGCAACTCCGGGCTGCCAAGGTTCTGCAATCTGTTTCTGACAGCTCCGAACATGCTGGCGGCTGGGAAGGAGTTGAATCCTTCTTCGAGTTCAGCTATCGCGTCATGGCGGAGAGGTGGACCCTGTTGAGGGAGGCAGTGAACAGCAGCGGAATATTCAGCCTGCCCGAATATCCGCCTGCATATTGCTCGTTTTTAAACCGGGTCTTTGAGCCTCAACCTG CTTTCGCTTGGTTGAAGTGTGAGAGAGATATACATGACTGCGAAAGCTTCCTACGAGGGCACAGGATTTTGGCTAGAGGGGGAAAACACTTCGGGGTTAGCCCAAAGTATGTGAGGGTCAGCATGCTGGATCGGGACaacaatttcaatttatttgtaAAAAGGCTGTGTAATATCCATTTATGA
- the LOC133875874 gene encoding AP-1 complex subunit mu-2-like translates to MAGAASAIFLLDIKGHVLIWRDYRGDVSSAQAERFFTKHLEKEGDAQSQDPVVYDNGITYMFIQHNNVYLMTASRQNCNATSLLLFLHRLVDVFKHYFEVLEEESLRDNFVVVYELLDEIMDFGFPQFTEAKILSEFIKTDAYRMEVTQRPPMAVTNAVSWRSEGIRYKKNEVFLDVVESVNILVNSNGQIIRSDVVGALKMRTYLTGMPECKLGLNDRVVLEAQGRAAKGKAIDLDDIKFHQCVRLARFDNDRTISFVPPDGPFDLMTYRLSTQVKPLIWVEAQVERHSRSRVEIMVKARSQFKERSTATNVEIELPVPSDSTNPNVRTSMGSATYVPENDALVWKIKSFPGNKEYILRAEFSLPSITPEEAGPERKAPIRVKFEIPYFTVSGIQVRYLKIIEKSGYQALPWVRYITMAGEYELRLM, encoded by the exons ATGGCCGGCGCGGCCTCGGCGATTTTCCTCTTAGACATAAAAGGCCACGTCTTGATTTGGCGCGACTACCGTGGTGATGTCTCTTCAGCTCAGGCCGAGCGCTTCTTCACCAAGCACCTCGAGAAAGAG GGCGATGCGCAATCTCAAGATCCTGTGGTGTATGACAATGGCATAACGTACATGTTTATACAACACAATAATGTTTATTTGATGACTGCCTCGAGGCAGAATTGCAATGCCACGAGCCTTTTGCTCTTTCTGCACCGTTTAGTTGAT GTGTTTAAGCATTATTTTGAAGTGTTAGAAGAGGAATCCCTCAGAGATAATTTTGTAGTTGTG TATGAATTGCTTGATGAAATAATGGACTTTGGCTTCCCGCAATTCACTGAAGCAAAGATTCTTAGCGAATTTATCAAGACCGATGCTTATAGGATGGAAGTGACGCAGCGACCACCCATGGCTGTGACTAATGCAGTGTCTTGGCGTAGTGAAGGGATACGATACAAGAAGAACGAA GTTTTCTTGGATGTGGTGGAGAGTGTAAACATACTTGTCAACAGCAATGGGCAAATTATACGTTCAGACGTTGTTGGGGCACTAAAAATGAGAACATATTTAAC TGGTATGCCTGAGTGTAAACTAGGCCTAAATGATAGAGTAGTACTGGAGGCTCAAGGTCGAGCAGCAAAAGGAAAAGCCATTGATCTGGATGATATTAAGTTCCATCA GTGTGTACGTTTGGCTCGATTTGACAATGACCGGACAATATCCTTTGTACCCCCAGATGGACCTTTTGACCTGATGACTTATAGGCTCAGTACTCAG GTGAAACCTCTCATTTGGGTAGAAGCACAAGTTGAAAGGCATTCTAGAAGTCGTGTTGAAATCATGGTGAAAGCTCGGAGCCAGTTCAAGGAGCGCAG CACTGCCACAAATGTTGAAATCGAGTTGCCTGTGCCATCTGATTCTACAAATCCTAATGTCCGAACATCAATGGGATCTGCTACATATGTTCCCGAAAATGATGCTTTGGTTTGGAAAATTAAGTCTTTTCCTGGTAATAAG GAGTATATATTAAGGGCAGAGTTCAGCCTTCCTAGTATAACTCCTGAAGAAGCAGGACCAGAAAGGAAGGCTCCTATCCGTGTGAAGTTTGAGATACCATATTTTACTGTTTCAGGGATTCAG GTTCGTTACCTTAAAATCATTGAAAAAAGTGGATACCAGGCTCTTCCATGGGTGAGGTACATAACAATGGCTGGTGAATATGAACTAAGACTAATGTAA